AAGGAGATGACAAAATGCCCCACTTTCCCACTTGACGCTTTTCCCACTATATGATATACTTATAGTGGAGGTGAGAATATGACTATAAAGGTAGATGAGAAGTTCATATCAGTAGGTATCAAGATAGTAGATTCAAAAAACAGAATAAACCTGGGGGAGAAGATTTTAAAGATCATTGATTCAAAAGGCAAGGCAGACGCCTATAAGATTTTTATTGGGAAAGAAGGCGACATCCTGCTAAGGCCTGTTGTGACCGTACCTGCCAACGAGGCATGGATCTACGAACATCCGGAAGTCCTTAAAAAGATCCGCAAAGGCCTGGATGAGGCAGGCAAGGGAAAGACCAAAAAAGTCAGTGATCTGGACAAATTCTTCAAGGAGCTATGAAATTTGCATTATGCTTTACGCCTGCGTCAATAGAGACGCTTCGCGAGCTAAAACACAACCCATCACTAAAGAAAAGATATGATTATGTTAAAAAAGCACTTAAGCTTTTAAGCGACAATCCCCGCCACCCAAGCCTACAAACCCACCAGTACTATTCGATTTCCGAGCCTAATAAAGAAAAGGTCTTTGAGGCCTATGCAGAACAGAATACGCCAGCTGCCTACAGGATATTCTTTTATTATGGTTCCAAAAAAGGTGAGATCACGGTTTTTGCAATCACACCACACCCATAAGTATGTCATTGCGAGCGTAGCAGATAATAGACGTCCTATTTGGGTACACCCTAGTATTTAAAATTCCTTCCGCACCTTGACTCAATAAGCCCCTAGTAGTATCATATATAATATACTTCTAGAGGTACCTTTATGAAGATCCCCCTATTGCCTGGCCTTTATAGTCGATTTCCCTGACATAAAAGACCTGCTAAAGGCCTCGATCGCGATTACCAAATCCACGGATATCAGCTTTAGCACTCTACCCGCGATCACGATCGAAGAATTTGACAAAATAATAGCATAAAATTAGTTTTTGTATCGTTTGCGAATCACCTCACCAATCTGTCTCAGAATCACGCTTCACAGTGCAAGATCAATCAAGATCAATATTCCGATTATACACTTGACTTGCAGCGAATAGTCATTATACTTTTTAATATGAATATCAGATGCGAAAAGCTTTATTTTATTTTAATTCTAGGGACAATATTCTACCTTTTCTTTACGGGCTTCTGTAACAGCTTTGCCGAAGAAAAGTCCTCCGGTGAAAACCCGGCCTGGGTTAAGCGCATAGACTTAGGTATTGAGGCAGGGACTGGCCAAAAGCCCAAGTGGTATTTCGAAACTGTCCAACCACTTTATCAAAATCCCGCGGAAGACAAGACCTTATTTATCCAGCCAAGGCTCAACAAGCAGGATGATGACGAAACATTAAATCTGGGCGTAGGTTACAGGTGGCTTACACGTAACGAGAATATGCTTCTGGGCATGAATGCATTCTACGACCACACTTATGAGCACGATCATTACCGGGCAGGCTTTGGCATAGAAGCCTTGGGTAAAATCCTGGAAGCAAGAGTTAATACTTACTGGGGGCTTTCTGATAAAAGAATAACGGAGGAAACCGGGACATCCACTACCTATGAGGAAGTAGTGGATGGTTTTGATGTGGAAGTGGGCGGCGCTATAATTCCCCGGCTTCACTGGCTCAAACTCTACGGAAGCACATACTGGTTTGACCACAAGAAATTCGACGATAAAGAGGGCTGGAGGGTTCGAGCGAGAATCGAGCCCACAGATACTATCAACTGCGATGTTACTCTCTGGGATGACAATAAAGGGGATATGGAGATAAGGGCGGACCTGGCAGTAAACATTCCCTTTGATGACTGGTCTGACATCAAGGATACCTTCAGAATTGCAGAAACTAAATATGATGATAAAGATCTATCAGAAAGCATGCTTATACCGGTTGAAAGGGACCATGAAGTCAAGGTGGAGAAATGGATAGAAAGCTCTGGCCTAACGATAGAGGTAGGAAGGCAATGATTAAAAATATTTTTACGATAATCGTTCTGGTAACTTTACTTTTATTGCCTTGTTTTTCTTACGCTGCTGATCCGCCGGATCCCGAAGCCACAGGCACGCCTCTTGTGTATAAAGTAACTCTTGAAAGATTCAGAATATCAACTGACACCGGCGCCACATGGACGACTGTAAGAGAAGCAGATATTGAGTTTGATATTGCCTCGTCTAGTGCAGGGGCAGCAGTGGGGAATTTCTTTGCCGGAAGCTTCCAGCCCGGCACATATGATACGATAGAGCACACTAGTTCATCTACTTTTAATATGCAGGGATATATTA
This portion of the Candidatus Gorgyraea atricola genome encodes:
- a CDS encoding inverse autotransporter beta domain-containing protein, producing the protein MNIRCEKLYFILILGTIFYLFFTGFCNSFAEEKSSGENPAWVKRIDLGIEAGTGQKPKWYFETVQPLYQNPAEDKTLFIQPRLNKQDDDETLNLGVGYRWLTRNENMLLGMNAFYDHTYEHDHYRAGFGIEALGKILEARVNTYWGLSDKRITEETGTSTTYEEVVDGFDVEVGGAIIPRLHWLKLYGSTYWFDHKKFDDKEGWRVRARIEPTDTINCDVTLWDDNKGDMEIRADLAVNIPFDDWSDIKDTFRIAETKYDDKDLSESMLIPVERDHEVKVEKWIESSGLTIEVGRQ